A single Eubalaena glacialis isolate mEubGla1 chromosome 18, mEubGla1.1.hap2.+ XY, whole genome shotgun sequence DNA region contains:
- the C18H19orf84 gene encoding uncharacterized protein C19orf84 homolog, which translates to MEQQKEGTGPEGNNLPSLGTEPWPPAPFPALFPSLLGTPDPAHLGLPETLASVTVPVRLDALSYLLHSALMGAYTLQQSLPSCPCAPNACCTQPGTAKSPPRGRGGWDVRRRPGRGQGQRQWGLGRAEQAERGWVGSPGAGPRTPPVTLPSPTPPAQDGKKDAQGPEPPLETPPAEDWEAEY; encoded by the exons ATGGAACAGCAAAAGGAAGGGACTGGGCCAGAGGG GAACAACCTGCCGTCCCTGGGGACTGAGCCGTGGCCACCTGCACCTTTCCCAGCCCTGTTCCCTTCTCTCCTGGGCACCCCAGATCCAGCCCACCTGGGGCTCCCCGAGACCCTGGCCTCTGTCACTGTGCCCGTCCGTCTGGATGCCCTCTCCTACCTCCTGCACAGCGCCCTGATGGGAGCCTACACGCTTCAGCAGTCCTTGCCCTCCTGCCCCTGCGCCCCCAATGCGTGCTGCACCCAGCCGGGCACCGCCAAGAGCCCGCCCAGGGGACGCGGGGGCTGGGACGTCCGACGCAGGCCAGGCCGGGGTCAGGGCCAGCGGCAATGGGGACTTGGGAGGGCTGAGCAGGCAgagaggggctgggtggggagccCTGGGGCTGGCCCCAGGACCCCCCCGGTGACGCtgccatcaccaacaccacccgCCCAGGATGGGAAGAAGGACGCCCAGGGTCCGGAGCCGCCCCTGGAGACGCCGCCTGCTGAGGACTGGGAGGCCGAGTACTAG
- the SIGLEC10 gene encoding sialic acid-binding Ig-like lectin 10 isoform X2 produces the protein MLPPLLLAVLWAGSWAQDPGFQLQVQELVRVQEGLCVVVPCSISYPAIGWVPSTPAYGFWFKDQTATDSGLPVATNKPGQVVQTHTQGRFQLLGNARQNCSLLIRDVRTEDSALYFFRLERGHYVRYNFMEYKFRLEVTALTQKPEIYIPETLKPGHQVTLICMFDWPFEECPAPTLSWRGAAVSSHEARPRASYLLALTFTPRPQDHGTKLTCRVDVSRKGLSTENTVLLSVAYAPKDLVISISQTDVSALEPQGNSPHLEVQKGQFLRLLCTADSMPLATLSWALQDRILSWSHPSGSRTLELVLPRVKAEDAGRYTCRAENTLGSQSRSLELFVQYAPENLKVMVSQGNRTVLENFRNGTSLPVLEGQSLRLLCVAHSNPPARLSWARGGQTLSPSQPSDPGVLELPQIQTEHEGKLTCGAQNPLGSQNISLSLSVVYEKGFASKAFSSGTFLGIGLMTLLSLCLILIIVRTLRKKWTQAEVPAPAPGETPRSRVSRKSTILHYINVVPKTGPLARKQKAKPSSRSWAPAPDVHPPEPRKIQKEPHLVSHNCPGPKSSPQAPESENNQEELHYAVLNFPGLRPWDTQRDTHPEYAEIQFH, from the exons ATGCTCCCGCCACTGCTCTTGGCTGTACTGTGGGCCG GGTCGTGGGCTCAGGATCCAGGTTTCCAGCTGCAGGTGCAGGAGTTGGTGAGGGTGCAGGAAGGCCTGTGCGTGGTCGTGCCCTGCTCCATCTCCTATCCCGCCATAGGCTGGGTTCCCTCCACCCCGGCTTACGGCTTCTGGTTCAAAGACCAGACCGCCACAGACAGTGGTCTGCCAGTGGCCACAAACAAGCCGGGTCAAGTCGTGCAAACACACACCCAAGGCCGATTCCAGCTCCTTGGCAATGCCAGACAGAATTGCTCTTTGCTCATCAGAGATGTACGTACGGAGGACAGTGCATTGTACTTCTTTCGTTTGGAGAGAGGCCATTACGTGCGATATAATTTCATGGAATACAAGTTCCGTCTGGAGGTGACAG cCCTGACTCAGAAGCCAGAGATCTACATCCCGGAGACTCTGAAGCCTGGGCATCAGGTGACACTCATCTGTATGTTTGACTGGCCCTTTGAGGAATGTCCAGCCCCTACTCTCTCCTGGAGGGGGGCCGCCGTCTCCTCCCACGAGGCCAGACCAAGAGCTTCCTACCTCTTAGCCCTCACCTTCACACCCAGACCCCAGGACCACGGCACTAAGCTCACCTGTCGAGTGGACGTCTCCAGAAAGGGACTGAGCACAGAGAACACCGTCCTACTTAGCGTGGCCT ATGCCCCCAAAGACCTGGTTATCAGCATTTCCCAGACCGATGTATCAG cccTGGAGCCGCAGGGAAACAGCCCCCATCTGGAAGTCCAGAAAGGCCAGTTCCTGCGGCTGCTCTGTACAGCTGACAGCATGCCGCTTGCCACACTGAGCTGGGCCCTGCAGGACAGAATCCTCTCTTGGTCCCACCCCTCGGGCTCCAGAACCCTGGAGCTGGTGCTGCCCCGGGTGAAGGCAGAGGATGCGGGTCGCTACACCTGCCGAGCTGAGAACACGCTTGGCTCTCAGAGCCGCAGCCTGGAGCTCTTCGTGCAGT ATGCCCCAGAGAACTTGAAAGTGATGGTCTCCCAAGGAAATAGGACAG TCCTGGAAAACTTCAGAAATGGCACATCTCTTCCGGTCCTGGAAGGCCAAAGCCTGCGTCTGCTCTGTGTCGCTCACAGCAACCCCCCAGCCCGGCTGAGCTGGGCCCGAGGGGGACAGACTCTGAGCCCCTCCCAGCCCTCAGATCCTGGGGTCCTGGAGCTGCCTCAGATACAAACAGAGCATGAAGGAAAACTCACCTGCGGAGCTCAAAACCCTCTGGGCTCCCAAAatatctctctgagcctctccgTGGTCT ATGAGAAGGGATTCGCCTCCAAAGCGTTCTCCAGCGGAACATTTCTAGGAATTGGCCTCATGACCCTCCTTTCCCTCTGCCTCATCCTGATCAT CGTGAGGACTCTGAGGAAGAAGTGGACCCAAGCAGAGGttccggccccggccccgggagAGACTCCGAGGTCCAGGGTCTCACGGAAGAGCACGATCCTGCATTACATCAACGTGGTCCCTAAAACTGGCCCCCTG GCTCGGAAACAGAAAGCCAAACCAAGCAGTCGTTCCTGGGCCCCTGCTCCAGATGTTCACCCCCCGGAACCCAGAAAGATCCAGAAGGAGCCCCATCTTGTTTCCCACAATTGTCCAGGACCCAAATCATCCCCTCAAGCCCCAGAATCAGAGAACAACCAGGAGGAGCTCCATTATGCTGTCCTCAACTTCCCAGGCCTCAGACCATGGGACACCCAGAGGGATACTCACCCAGAGTATGCTGAAATCCAGTTCCACTGA
- the SIGLEC10 gene encoding sialic acid-binding Ig-like lectin 10 isoform X1 codes for MLPPLLLAVLWAGSWAQDPGFQLQVQELVRVQEGLCVVVPCSISYPAIGWVPSTPAYGFWFKDQTATDSGLPVATNKPGQVVQTHTQGRFQLLGNARQNCSLLIRDVRTEDSALYFFRLERGHYVRYNFMEYKFRLEVTALTQKPEIYIPETLKPGHQVTLICMFDWPFEECPAPTLSWRGAAVSSHEARPRASYLLALTFTPRPQDHGTKLTCRVDVSRKGLSTENTVLLSVAYAPKDLVISISQTDVSALEPQGNSPHLEVQKGQFLRLLCTADSMPLATLSWALQDRILSWSHPSGSRTLELVLPRVKAEDAGRYTCRAENTLGSQSRSLELFVQYAPENLKVMVSQGNRTVLENFRNGTSLPVLEGQSLRLLCVAHSNPPARLSWARGGQTLSPSQPSDPGVLELPQIQTEHEGKLTCGAQNPLGSQNISLSLSVVYPPQLLGPSCSLEDEGLHCSCSSRAQPAPSLRWRLGEGLLEGKLGNASFKVTSSSAGPWANSSLSLSEGLSSGLRLSCEALNVHGAQSATVLLLPDEKGFASKAFSSGTFLGIGLMTLLSLCLILIIVRTLRKKWTQAEVPAPAPGETPRSRVSRKSTILHYINVVPKTGPLARKQKAKPSSRSWAPAPDVHPPEPRKIQKEPHLVSHNCPGPKSSPQAPESENNQEELHYAVLNFPGLRPWDTQRDTHPEYAEIQFH; via the exons ATGCTCCCGCCACTGCTCTTGGCTGTACTGTGGGCCG GGTCGTGGGCTCAGGATCCAGGTTTCCAGCTGCAGGTGCAGGAGTTGGTGAGGGTGCAGGAAGGCCTGTGCGTGGTCGTGCCCTGCTCCATCTCCTATCCCGCCATAGGCTGGGTTCCCTCCACCCCGGCTTACGGCTTCTGGTTCAAAGACCAGACCGCCACAGACAGTGGTCTGCCAGTGGCCACAAACAAGCCGGGTCAAGTCGTGCAAACACACACCCAAGGCCGATTCCAGCTCCTTGGCAATGCCAGACAGAATTGCTCTTTGCTCATCAGAGATGTACGTACGGAGGACAGTGCATTGTACTTCTTTCGTTTGGAGAGAGGCCATTACGTGCGATATAATTTCATGGAATACAAGTTCCGTCTGGAGGTGACAG cCCTGACTCAGAAGCCAGAGATCTACATCCCGGAGACTCTGAAGCCTGGGCATCAGGTGACACTCATCTGTATGTTTGACTGGCCCTTTGAGGAATGTCCAGCCCCTACTCTCTCCTGGAGGGGGGCCGCCGTCTCCTCCCACGAGGCCAGACCAAGAGCTTCCTACCTCTTAGCCCTCACCTTCACACCCAGACCCCAGGACCACGGCACTAAGCTCACCTGTCGAGTGGACGTCTCCAGAAAGGGACTGAGCACAGAGAACACCGTCCTACTTAGCGTGGCCT ATGCCCCCAAAGACCTGGTTATCAGCATTTCCCAGACCGATGTATCAG cccTGGAGCCGCAGGGAAACAGCCCCCATCTGGAAGTCCAGAAAGGCCAGTTCCTGCGGCTGCTCTGTACAGCTGACAGCATGCCGCTTGCCACACTGAGCTGGGCCCTGCAGGACAGAATCCTCTCTTGGTCCCACCCCTCGGGCTCCAGAACCCTGGAGCTGGTGCTGCCCCGGGTGAAGGCAGAGGATGCGGGTCGCTACACCTGCCGAGCTGAGAACACGCTTGGCTCTCAGAGCCGCAGCCTGGAGCTCTTCGTGCAGT ATGCCCCAGAGAACTTGAAAGTGATGGTCTCCCAAGGAAATAGGACAG TCCTGGAAAACTTCAGAAATGGCACATCTCTTCCGGTCCTGGAAGGCCAAAGCCTGCGTCTGCTCTGTGTCGCTCACAGCAACCCCCCAGCCCGGCTGAGCTGGGCCCGAGGGGGACAGACTCTGAGCCCCTCCCAGCCCTCAGATCCTGGGGTCCTGGAGCTGCCTCAGATACAAACAGAGCATGAAGGAAAACTCACCTGCGGAGCTCAAAACCCTCTGGGCTCCCAAAatatctctctgagcctctccgTGGTCT ACCCCCCGCAGCTGCTGGGACCCTCTTGCTCCCTGGAGGATGAGGGTCTGCATTGCAGCTGCTCCTCCCGAGCCCAGCCGGCCCCCTCCCTGCGctggcggctgggggaggggctgctggaGGGGAAGCTCGGCAACGCCTCCTTCAAGGTCACCTCCAGCTCGGCTGGGCCCTGGGCCAAcagctccctgagcctcagcGAGGGGCTCAGCTCTGGCCTCAGACTCAGCTGCGAGGCCCTGAACGTCCACGGGGCCCAGAGCGCCACTGTCCTGCTGCTGCCAG ATGAGAAGGGATTCGCCTCCAAAGCGTTCTCCAGCGGAACATTTCTAGGAATTGGCCTCATGACCCTCCTTTCCCTCTGCCTCATCCTGATCAT CGTGAGGACTCTGAGGAAGAAGTGGACCCAAGCAGAGGttccggccccggccccgggagAGACTCCGAGGTCCAGGGTCTCACGGAAGAGCACGATCCTGCATTACATCAACGTGGTCCCTAAAACTGGCCCCCTG GCTCGGAAACAGAAAGCCAAACCAAGCAGTCGTTCCTGGGCCCCTGCTCCAGATGTTCACCCCCCGGAACCCAGAAAGATCCAGAAGGAGCCCCATCTTGTTTCCCACAATTGTCCAGGACCCAAATCATCCCCTCAAGCCCCAGAATCAGAGAACAACCAGGAGGAGCTCCATTATGCTGTCCTCAACTTCCCAGGCCTCAGACCATGGGACACCCAGAGGGATACTCACCCAGAGTATGCTGAAATCCAGTTCCACTGA